The Heliangelus exortis chromosome 21, bHelExo1.hap1, whole genome shotgun sequence genome includes a window with the following:
- the DYNLL2 gene encoding dynein light chain 2, cytoplasmic isoform X1 codes for MFCLRFTMSDRKAVIKNADMSEDMQQDAVDCATQAMEKYNIEKDIAAYIKKEFDKKYNPTWHCIVGRNFGSYVTHETKHFIYFYLGQVAILLFKSG; via the exons ATGTTCTGCCTTAGGTTCACAATGTCTGACAGAAAGGCAGTGATCAAGAATGCGGACATGTCTGAGGACATGCAGCAGGATGCTGTGGACTGTGCTACACAGGCAATGGAGAAGTACAACATAGAAAAGGACATTGCAGCATATATAAAAAAG gaATTTGACAAGAAATACAACCCAACTTGGCACTGCATTGTTGGCAGAAACTTTGGCAGCTATGTAACACATGAGACAAAGCACTTCATCTATTTTTACTTGGGTCAGGTTGCAATTCTTCTCTTCAAGTCTGGATAG
- the DYNLL2 gene encoding dynein light chain 2, cytoplasmic isoform X2 produces MSDRKAVIKNADMSEDMQQDAVDCATQAMEKYNIEKDIAAYIKKEFDKKYNPTWHCIVGRNFGSYVTHETKHFIYFYLGQVAILLFKSG; encoded by the exons ATGTCTGACAGAAAGGCAGTGATCAAGAATGCGGACATGTCTGAGGACATGCAGCAGGATGCTGTGGACTGTGCTACACAGGCAATGGAGAAGTACAACATAGAAAAGGACATTGCAGCATATATAAAAAAG gaATTTGACAAGAAATACAACCCAACTTGGCACTGCATTGTTGGCAGAAACTTTGGCAGCTATGTAACACATGAGACAAAGCACTTCATCTATTTTTACTTGGGTCAGGTTGCAATTCTTCTCTTCAAGTCTGGATAG